A region of Anguilla rostrata isolate EN2019 chromosome 10, ASM1855537v3, whole genome shotgun sequence DNA encodes the following proteins:
- the LOC135265151 gene encoding collagen alpha-1(II) chain-like isoform X2, protein MSDKPNYVLIQAVLDSLRQDLRLFLDPPDGTKEHPATTCLELWLCQPNFTSGLYYIDPNQGSPADALLAYCDFTAGGRTCLSPSQPQVPIKAWMKDSGTENSFHWLSTLDGGFQLPQFEYPGASVVQLRFLRLSSRFVTQNVTYSCSSGHQQGQREREIKFLADTRRQSYLGALKDCVSEGAVPSGTRESVFQFESEDLDLLPLRDLAVFASGDLAQEFGFTVGPVCFS, encoded by the exons ATGTCGGACAAGCCCAATTATGTCCTGATCCAGGCTGTGTTAGACTCCCTGCGCCAAGACCTGAGGCTGTTTCTGGATCCACCCGATGGCACCAAGGAGCACCCAGCTACCACCTGCCTCGAGCTGTGGCTCTGCCAGCCCAACTTCACCAGTG GGCTTTATTACATCGACCCTAACCAGGGCAGCCCAGCCGACGCCCTGCTGGCCTACTGTGACTTCACTGCAGGTGGGCGGACCTGTCTGTCTCCCAGTCAGCCGCAG GTGCCAATCAAAGCATGGATGAAGGATTCTGGGACAGAAAACTCATTTCACTGGCTGAGCACTCTGGACGGGGGCTTTCAG CTGCCCCAGTTTGAGTACCCAGGAGCCAGTGTGGTCCAGCTCCGGTTCCTCAGGCTCAGCAGCAGGTTTGTCACCCAGAACGTGACCTACTCCTGCTCCTCAGGACACCAGCAAGgccagagggagagggaaataaaatttttagCGGATACACGGCGACAGAGTTACCTCGGTGCGCTGAAAGACTGCGTG TCCGAGGGAGCAGTGCCTTCTGGGACGCGGGAGTCCGTGTTCCAGTTTGAAAGCGAGGACCTGGACCTGCTCCCTCTCAGAGACCTGGCGGTTTTCGCCAGCGGTGACCTCGCTCAGGAGTTCGGTTTCACCGTGGGACCTGTCTGTTTCAGTTAG
- the LOC135265151 gene encoding collagen alpha-1(II) chain-like isoform X1 encodes MSDKPNYVLIQAVLDSLRQDLRLFLDPPDGTKEHPATTCLELWLCQPNFTSGLYYIDPNQGSPADALLAYCDFTAGGRTCLSPSQPQVPIKAWMKDSGTENSFHWLSTLDGGFQLPQFEYPGASVVQLRFLRLSSRFVTQNVTYSCSSGHQQGQREREIKFLADTRRQSYLGALKDCVQSEGAVPSGTRESVFQFESEDLDLLPLRDLAVFASGDLAQEFGFTVGPVCFS; translated from the exons ATGTCGGACAAGCCCAATTATGTCCTGATCCAGGCTGTGTTAGACTCCCTGCGCCAAGACCTGAGGCTGTTTCTGGATCCACCCGATGGCACCAAGGAGCACCCAGCTACCACCTGCCTCGAGCTGTGGCTCTGCCAGCCCAACTTCACCAGTG GGCTTTATTACATCGACCCTAACCAGGGCAGCCCAGCCGACGCCCTGCTGGCCTACTGTGACTTCACTGCAGGTGGGCGGACCTGTCTGTCTCCCAGTCAGCCGCAG GTGCCAATCAAAGCATGGATGAAGGATTCTGGGACAGAAAACTCATTTCACTGGCTGAGCACTCTGGACGGGGGCTTTCAG CTGCCCCAGTTTGAGTACCCAGGAGCCAGTGTGGTCCAGCTCCGGTTCCTCAGGCTCAGCAGCAGGTTTGTCACCCAGAACGTGACCTACTCCTGCTCCTCAGGACACCAGCAAGgccagagggagagggaaataaaatttttagCGGATACACGGCGACAGAGTTACCTCGGTGCGCTGAAAGACTGCGTG CAGTCCGAGGGAGCAGTGCCTTCTGGGACGCGGGAGTCCGTGTTCCAGTTTGAAAGCGAGGACCTGGACCTGCTCCCTCTCAGAGACCTGGCGGTTTTCGCCAGCGGTGACCTCGCTCAGGAGTTCGGTTTCACCGTGGGACCTGTCTGTTTCAGTTAG